The Cydia amplana chromosome 10, ilCydAmpl1.1, whole genome shotgun sequence DNA window cctaacctaacctaacctaacctaacctaacctaacctaacctaacctaacctaacctaacctaacctaacctaacctaacctaacctaacctaacctaacctaacctaacctaacctaacctaacctaacctaacctaacctaacctaacctaacctaacctaacctaacctaacctttttttttttttttttttttttttttttttttttttttttttttttttttttttttttgacggagtgggGAATGCTTTTACGCATCCCTCCCCGGCCGTGATGGGAAAGGCCATAATGGGgagggtatgtgggactccctcctTCAGCTCCCTCTCCTAGCGAGAGGGAGGGaaagagaatacccactaaaccccactCCGGCGTCTCACCCTCTCAGACGTTGTATGGGGGCATCATGGGCTCGCGCATTCATTCTTCCACGATGCCCCCCGTCTTTTCCCGGCATTGTGCCAGGGAACCCGCACCAAAGGAGGGGAGAATCAGGGACGCTTCTGATTCTCCCCCCAAACATGTAGAGCCGTGCAAAGTGGGCTTCAACCCACTGGCTCTACCGAGGGAGGACGCGGTTTACCGCAGCGTACTGCGCGCGTCTTCTCCCTCTTCGTCTCTGCCGAAGCGGGGGCGCGTCCGCCGCGTCTTCGCGCTCCCGTtccgctgcctccttctgcgagATGACATCCTCAGGAGACTACCGCCTTCCATTTTCTCTCGCTGCCCAGCATGGCCGCAACGACGCTGTGCAGCGAGAGATCCGTCTTGTTTATTGCTGCCGTTAGAGCACGGCGCTCCTCCTCCCAACGACTACAGAACTCCAATGTGTGTTGGGCCGAGTCGTCAGGGTCACCACACTCGTGACACTGGGGCCCTAATTCCCTCCCTATGTTGTGCAGGTAATGACCGAAGCAGCCGTGTCCGGTCATCACCTGCGTTACCCTATATGTTAGGGCCCCATGCTTCCTTTTCAGCCACTCCTCTATATAAGGGAGGACGGCCCCTATGGTGCGTGTTCCATAAGGGGCGTCCTCCAGGCCGTCCTCCCATAGCTCTCGGAGCCTGACCTTTGCCTCCTGGTCTGCCCGCTCTGCCGCTTCTGGGTCCAAGTGCTCTCCTCGAGCCCTGGCCTCCACCTTCATTGCGTATCTTTCCGCCAGGACCTGGGCATCGAGCTCCCACGGAGGAGTGCAGGCCAGGAGACACGCCGCCGCATGGGATACTGTCGAGTAGGCCCTACTTATTCTTTGGGCCACCACCCTTTGCGGCCGCCGGAGCAGAGATTTGTTCTCACTCGACAGCCGGTCCGCCCAAATCGGGGCCCCGTACAGGGCCATACTTCTAACAACCCCCGCAAAGAGGCGGCGGCATGGGGCTCCCGGTCCTCCCACGTTGGGCAGCAGCCTCCCTAGGGCGGAAGCCGCGCCCACAATTCGGGGAGCAAGTCGGATGAAATGCTCCCCGAAGTCCCACTTCCTGTCCAGGACCAGGCCAAGATATTTGATGTTGGCCTTGACCTGGACAGGTTCTCTGTCCACTTGGATCGTCAAGTTGGCGGCCAGACGCCATCCTTTCCCTCCGAAAACTATTGCCTCTGTTTTCGGGAGGGCCACCCTTAACCCGAGTAGGCGTATGCGGCCAATGGTCATTTCTGTGGCGACCGCCGCCCTCCTCAGGGTCTCCTCCAGTTCTCTTCCCCGCACAGCCACCATTGTGTCGTCCGCGTAACATATGGTGGACATGCGGGGAAGCTGTGCCCCCCTTATGACCCAGTCATAGCCGATGTTCCACAGGAGTGGTCCTAAGACTGACCCCTGTGGAACACCACAGGCCATTTCGTGCTCGCGACGGCCCCCTCTCATTTCGTAGAGCACTACCCTCTCGGATAGGTAGTGCTCCACGATTGTCCTCAAGTAAGGAGGCACTTCGTGGTACCGAAGTGCCTCCCCAATCACAGAATACGGGAGGGTGCCGAAGGCATTGGCGATGTCAAGTGACACCGCCACGACACCCTCTCCTTTTCTCGCTGCCTCCTCACTAAATTCCCTTAGAGAGGAAAGTGCGTCCATCGTGGACAGCCCCGCCCGAAACCCGAACTGCCTGTCACTGATGTTCGGGCCGGTGTTCCTAAGGTGTTGGAGAATACGACCAGCGAGAATGCGTTCCAACATCTTTCCGACCTCGTCCAGGAGAACTATGGGCCGATATCCGGAGGGACTGTCCGGCGGGCGGCCCTCCTTCCTGAGGAGGCATAGCCTACCCTCTTTCCAGCATCTCGGAAAACGGCCCTCTTTTAGGCACTCATCGAAAAGTTCCCTAATCCGATTTCCGAGATGCTTTAACGCGATAGGGAGGACCTTCCCGTGTACCCCGTCAGGCCCAGGAGCCTTTTTACATCTCCTTAGGCGGATGTCTACTCTCATCATCTCTACATCGGAGACCTCGGGGATCTCCATCGGACCTTCCGGTTCTGCCAGGGGGACCGACATTACCGGCGGCGCAAAGTCGGGCGCCGGCGGGAAGAGGCCCTCCACTATTCGCGTGAGGAGTTCCGGCTCCAGGGAATCCATGGGGGGGGCATGTTTCATCTTGTTGCGTACAAGCTTGTACGGACGCCCCCATGGATCGCGGTCTAGAGTGGCCAGGAATTCCTCTCTCGCCTCATCCTTTCTTTTGGCGATTGCCCGATTTAAAGCGTCTTTTGCCGTTTTGAGGGCCTGGTACGCTGCCTCTTCCTCCTCCTCTGTATGCCTCCTCCGTCTACATCGATTGAATGCGCGGCGGCACGCGTTACTGGTGGTACGGAGGGCCGCAATTTCCTCCGACCACCAGTACACCCTCTTCCTGGCAGTTGGTCGTCCGGCGCGTGGCATTGCCGCGTCACATATCGATTGTAGACTTTCGCGGAGGCGTGAGGCACGCTCATCCACTCCTAGCGGTATTAGAGGAGGGTTATTCCATGCCTCAACCATTGCGGCTTCGTCCGCCATCTCGCGGTCCAGCTTTGTTATGGCCCACTTGGGGAAACCATTTCTTCTTCGGCCGGGCATCGGTGGGACTACCGGCGCATTGTGGACCCTCATTTGTATATAGAGGTGGTCGGAAAGGGTCTCCACCTCCTCCAGAACTTGCCAATTCGATATACGCGCGGCGATGGCAGGGGTCGCAAACGATATGTCCACGATAGACCCCCCCTGCCGTCGCACGCAAGTATTGGCGTTGCCCTGGTTCAGGACGACCAAGCCCGTTACCACCGCCCAATCCCTTAGGGCAGCTCCCTTTGGGTTTGTGAGGGGCGAGCCCCAAGCCTCACTTTTGGCGTTAAAATCGCCCATTACGAGCACCTGGCTGGGGCTCGCTCTTCTCACTATATTCCCTATTTCTTCTAGGAATCGCTCAAAATCGCGAAGCGGTttattgggggaaaagtagctCGCTACAACTACAGTTTCACCCCATTTTGCCGCTGCGAATCCCCGGCCTCGAATTATTGGCGTAAGGGGCGGAGAGTCCCCCACCGCCGGTACCACCATGGCCACCCTGCCGTCTGTGGCCCCCACCCAGTTTATCTGGGTAGGAACAAAATATGGCTCCGCCACCACCGCTATGGAGATGCCGCGCTCCGCCGTGAATTGCATGAGCAGATCTTGGGCACGAGCGGAGTGGTTGACATTACACTGTAAAATGTCCAGATGCGGGTGTACTGGCATTAAATAtccatgttttgtccctcacaggcCGATTGGTCGGCGTTACGTATTAGAGGGGCTCTTTGGGTCTTCAGAAGAGCCTCTTTGCCTTTTGCTGGTGGGGGCGCACAGGAAAAGCCACCCATTATGTGCCCCGCTGGACGTTTGGCCGCATGACATACCGAGCAAAAGGCAGTCTCCGCCTTGCAGTCCACCATCCTGTGGTCCGGCCTGCTACACCGAAAGCAGAGGCTGCTCCTATCTACGGGCGACGGGCATAGTGCTCTGGTGTGCCCCGTGCCCATACACCTGAAACACCTCATCGGTGTTGGGTCCAGCGCCACTACCAGAGCCGAGGACCATCCTATTAGAAGTCGACCCGCTGCGGTGACCCTCTTGGCTGCCGTTATAGGGCACTGTGCCAGGGCCGACCCTGTCCCATTATATTGGGCCCTAATTGATCCCACCTTAACTTCCTTCGCTGAGCACTCTCCCAATTTAGCGATTGCTCCCGCGATCGCCTCCTGAGTGGCTGCCTCGTCTAGGCCCGAAATgcgtaagtccgccattttggtggGCCTGTATACACGGGCTTCCTCACCGATCACCTCTGTGATTTTTCGGCAGAGTTCGTCAGCCGCCCTACCATTGTCGGACCCGGACACCTCAATTATCCTGGCTCCAGCAGCTGTTTTGCGAACCTTCACGTGCTCTATACCCACATCGGCAAGGCTCACCGATGTGGTGGCCTTAGACATGATTGAGGCGTATGTCGCCTCAGACTCCGGCTTCAAGGCCACCACGATCGCGGCCGTGGAGGGCACAACCAGCTTTCGTGGGCCCGCAGGAACCGGTTTCCGGGCCGGATTAGCAGGGGGGGAAGAGGGCTTGGCGGATTTGCCATTACCCTTCCTGACAACCTGCGTCCAAGATTCAGCAGgctgttgtgttgttgttgccgGCTGCGAGAGTGGAGAGGCACTGGGCTCCTTCACCGTCTTCTGCCTAGGAGCAGAGTTAGCCCTCTTCTTGGTCGCTGGTGCCTGAGGCTGGGCCACAAGGGCCTTAGGCTGCCTGGTGGGCGGCGCACGTGTCACTGCCCTTGAGGGCGTCCCAGAGAGAGGTTCCGTCTGGGGTAAGGGCTGACTCTCAGTCGTCGTATTCCTGTCCGCCGCGAGAGGGGGGCGGGGGACCGGCTCAGGGGAATAGCCCGTGCGGGCCGAGATCATATTTCCCATA harbors:
- the LOC134651639 gene encoding uncharacterized protein LOC134651639; the encoded protein is MPVHPHLDILQCNVNHSARAQDLLMQFTAERGISIAVVAEPYFVPTQINWVGATDGRVAMVVPAVGDSPPLTPIIRGRGFAAAKWGETVVVASYFSPNKPLRDFERFLEEIGNIVRRASPSQVLVMGDFNAKSEAWGSPLTNPKGAALRDWAVVTGLVVLNQGNANTCVRRQGGSIVDISFATPAIAARISNWQVLEEVETLSDHLYIQMRVHNAPVVPPMPGRRRNGFPKWAITKLDREMADEAEWMSVPHASAKVYNRYVTRQCHAPDDQLPGRGCTGGRRKLRPSVPPVTRAAAHSIDVDGGGIQRRRKRQRTRPSKRQKTL
- the LOC134651640 gene encoding uncharacterized protein LOC134651640, whose protein sequence is MDNPAQGLNLEEAPMTGPHKGASGAGSPTSPNRGEPMESQDGPEAASNKRPHEGDQDLDYEAHVGSGPKVSTSLRGRAKATVKKASIGHFTGMAAAKAKLKTYKEDLLLEVLDSQEGKGKGVVPPLLLTRSQGDNKKKGDKEPWMVTPSPSPSQEMTEISPPVYTGTDYIEIVREATNIVLEAAGKSGNLNGQVWGKMNQACRDILAATDVLADRQEDEELRALKADNKRMREQLAQCQTEMKALRRAFSERKIQPPVQAPTAQFDQATGFAEALKEALKELKEDLKRELTITMGNMISARTGYSPEPVPRPPLAADRNTTTESQPLPQTEPLSGTPSRAVTRAPPTRQPKALVAQPQAPATKKRANSAPRQKTVKEPSASPLSQPATTTQQPAESWTQVVRKGNGKSAKPSSPPANPARKPVPAGPRKLVVPSTAAIVVALKPESEATYASIMSKATTSVSLADVGIEHVKVRKTAAGARIIEVSGSDNGRAADELCRKITEVIGEEARVYRPTKMADLRISGLDEAATQEAIAGAIAKLGECSAKEVKVGSIRAQYNGTGSALAQCPITAAKRVTAAGRLLIGWSSALVVALDPTPMRCFRCMGTGHTRALCPSPVDRSSLCFRCSRPDHRMVDCKAETAFCSVCHAAKRPAGHIMGGFSCAPPPAKGKEALLKTQRAPLIRNADQSACEGQNMDI